One window of the Pedobacter ginsengisoli genome contains the following:
- a CDS encoding arylsulfatase, whose product MSNHNLIKIIAFLLFTNLTAVAQQNPKKPNIIYIYADDMGYGEIGPYGQKQIKTPNLDRMAKEGIKFTQHYTSTPVCAPARCMLMTGKHGGHSYIRGNYEMGDFTDENEGGQMPLPEGIFTLPKMLKSVGYSTGIIGKWGLGMPFNTGDPNKQGFDYVYGFLDQKQAHNHYPTHLWENGKKDMLNNPYVFMHKNIDSAKAKDADYDNFIGKDYAGAKFTEKSLKFIDDHKNKPFFLYIPFTIPHVGLQAPTEYVNQYIGKFPGEHPYYGQQGYNPSKYPLSTYAAMITYLDHQIGVIIDKVKALGLDNNTIIMFSSDNGATFNGGVQAKYFNSLAGLRGFKMDLFEGGIREPFIARWPGKIKANSVSDLISVQFDMMATFAEISGGKANNTDGISLLPTLLGNIKAQKPREYIYFEYPENGGQVAIRMGNWKGLRLNVRKNIDSPWMLFNLKDDFAETTDVSAQHPEIIAKFKLIQIKEHQNSHINDWEFLNSKMVKK is encoded by the coding sequence ATGTCGAACCACAATCTTATTAAAATAATTGCTTTTCTGCTATTTACAAATCTTACAGCTGTAGCTCAACAGAATCCAAAAAAGCCTAATATCATTTACATTTATGCCGATGATATGGGGTATGGAGAGATAGGCCCCTATGGGCAAAAGCAAATTAAAACACCTAATTTAGATAGGATGGCTAAAGAAGGGATAAAATTTACCCAGCATTATACCTCAACCCCTGTATGCGCCCCGGCTCGCTGTATGCTTATGACCGGAAAGCATGGTGGCCATTCTTATATCCGTGGGAATTATGAGATGGGCGATTTTACCGATGAGAACGAAGGGGGCCAGATGCCATTGCCTGAAGGTATATTTACCCTTCCAAAAATGCTTAAATCAGTTGGCTATAGTACCGGTATTATTGGTAAATGGGGCTTAGGGATGCCTTTTAATACCGGCGACCCTAATAAGCAGGGATTTGATTATGTGTATGGCTTTTTGGACCAGAAACAGGCTCATAACCATTATCCTACACATCTTTGGGAAAATGGGAAAAAAGATATGCTGAATAACCCATATGTCTTTATGCATAAGAACATTGATTCAGCTAAGGCTAAAGATGCAGATTATGATAATTTTATAGGAAAAGACTATGCAGGAGCAAAATTTACGGAAAAGAGTCTGAAGTTTATTGACGATCACAAAAATAAACCATTCTTTCTGTATATACCCTTTACTATTCCACATGTAGGATTACAGGCACCAACCGAATATGTAAACCAGTATATAGGTAAGTTCCCAGGTGAACATCCTTATTACGGACAACAGGGCTACAACCCCTCAAAATACCCCTTATCAACCTACGCGGCAATGATTACTTACCTGGATCATCAGATTGGGGTTATTATAGATAAAGTTAAAGCTTTGGGGCTTGATAATAATACCATTATTATGTTTTCGAGCGATAACGGTGCAACTTTTAATGGCGGGGTTCAGGCAAAATATTTTAATAGTTTGGCCGGCTTACGAGGATTTAAAATGGATCTGTTTGAAGGGGGGATTCGTGAACCTTTTATCGCCCGCTGGCCAGGAAAAATTAAGGCCAATAGCGTTAGTGATCTTATTTCTGTTCAATTTGATATGATGGCAACTTTTGCCGAAATTTCAGGAGGAAAGGCTAATAATACAGACGGTATTTCCTTATTGCCAACTTTGCTTGGTAACATAAAAGCTCAGAAACCAAGAGAATATATTTATTTCGAATATCCAGAAAACGGAGGGCAGGTAGCAATACGCATGGGGAACTGGAAAGGCCTGAGATTAAATGTGCGCAAAAATATTGACAGCCCTTGGATGCTGTTCAATCTTAAAGATGATTTCGCAGAAACTACCGATGTTTCAGCACAACATCCCGAAATAATAGCAAAGTTTAAACTTATACAAATTAAAGAACATCAAAATTCCCACATCAACGATTGGGAATTTCTAAACAGCAAAATGGTTAAGAAATAG
- a CDS encoding RagB/SusD family nutrient uptake outer membrane protein, translating to MQNRIYLLVLTAMIFLSACKKDFLDRTPETSISEAEFWKTSNDLQLYVNNFYTAFPSTIGSFGTIGPYGLDADDGSDNMITMSVNGTMNGTRIVPSSGGGWAYGDWNTLRNINYFMINYNKVNASWDNKKTYVGEALFFRAWFYFSKIKQFGDVPWVNKPLDITSGELKAPRLSRAVIVDSIMNDLDKAVQYLPSKGAAQASRVNKQIAQLLQARIALFEGTWEKYHANTSFGVTGSDGSKFLQKAASVSGDLIANSGGYALVATPGTDGYWKLFNQTNYSANTEVMLWRQYDLNTNGGHYWHRYTGSGAGRGLTKNLVDYYLCTDGKPITGNALYQGDATLQNVVKNRDPRMVQTIYVNDGNHILTNNRPNGAATTLFEVPSFTAANETKPATGYQVYKGHNPDFNQQQDRGTTGYIIFRFAEALLINAEAKAELGTLTQTDVDITINKLRSRVGMPNLNIGAITSDPKWEFPALGPVINEVRRERRIELACEGYRRDDIYRWAAADELIVGWKPKGAMLSQWIGVVPAANLSSYPVDENGYIELFKNQASLSTGYKFNVLRDYLSPIPTDQMVINPDIKQNPGWQ from the coding sequence ATGCAAAATAGAATATATTTATTGGTCCTTACAGCAATGATATTTTTATCTGCCTGTAAAAAGGATTTTTTAGACAGAACCCCCGAAACAAGTATCAGTGAAGCGGAGTTCTGGAAAACATCAAATGATCTGCAACTTTATGTTAATAATTTTTATACCGCATTTCCATCTACAATTGGATCATTTGGAACTATAGGCCCATATGGATTAGATGCAGATGATGGTAGCGACAATATGATCACCATGTCTGTTAATGGTACAATGAACGGTACGCGAATAGTGCCAAGTTCTGGTGGAGGCTGGGCATATGGAGATTGGAATACCCTAAGGAACATTAATTACTTTATGATAAATTATAATAAAGTAAATGCAAGCTGGGATAATAAGAAAACTTACGTAGGAGAAGCTTTGTTCTTTCGGGCCTGGTTTTACTTTAGTAAGATAAAGCAGTTTGGTGATGTGCCTTGGGTTAATAAGCCATTAGATATTACATCTGGAGAACTTAAGGCACCAAGATTATCAAGAGCGGTAATAGTTGATTCCATTATGAACGACCTGGATAAAGCTGTTCAATATTTACCTTCAAAGGGTGCAGCTCAGGCTTCAAGGGTAAATAAGCAGATAGCACAATTGCTTCAGGCCAGAATTGCCCTTTTTGAAGGTACCTGGGAAAAATACCATGCTAATACTTCGTTTGGAGTTACAGGGTCTGACGGAAGTAAGTTCCTTCAGAAAGCAGCCTCAGTATCGGGTGATTTGATCGCAAATTCAGGTGGGTATGCACTTGTGGCAACACCAGGAACCGATGGCTATTGGAAACTCTTTAATCAGACAAATTATAGCGCAAATACTGAAGTCATGCTGTGGAGACAATATGATTTAAATACCAATGGAGGTCATTATTGGCATAGATATACAGGCTCGGGCGCAGGACGTGGACTTACCAAAAATCTGGTCGACTATTATTTGTGTACTGATGGAAAACCTATTACCGGAAATGCTTTATACCAGGGAGATGCTACACTTCAAAATGTAGTTAAGAACCGTGATCCGAGAATGGTACAAACCATTTACGTTAATGATGGTAACCACATACTAACTAATAACAGACCTAATGGAGCTGCTACCACACTTTTTGAAGTTCCTTCATTTACTGCGGCAAATGAAACAAAACCAGCCACAGGATACCAGGTATATAAAGGTCATAATCCTGATTTTAATCAGCAACAGGATAGAGGTACAACAGGATATATTATCTTTCGTTTTGCTGAAGCATTATTAATTAATGCTGAAGCAAAAGCGGAATTAGGAACACTAACACAAACCGATGTTGATATTACAATTAACAAGTTAAGAAGTAGAGTAGGAATGCCTAATTTAAACATCGGTGCAATTACGAGCGATCCTAAATGGGAATTTCCTGCACTGGGGCCAGTTATTAACGAAGTTAGAAGAGAGCGTAGAATAGAGCTGGCTTGCGAGGGCTATCGCAGAGATGACATCTATCGTTGGGCTGCTGCAGATGAATTAATTGTAGGTTGGAAACCAAAAGGCGCAATGCTAAGCCAGTGGATTGGTGTAGTTCCGGCTGCAAATCTTTCTTCTTATCCCGTAGACGAAAATGGTTATATCGAATTGTTTAAAAACCAGGCATCATTAAGCACTGGATATAAGTTTAATGTATTAAGAGATTACCTGTCGCCAATACCGACAGATCAGATGGTAATTAATCCTGATATTAAACAAAATCCCGGGTGGCAATAA
- a CDS encoding histone H1 — MSKFAKLKEVVASVETDVEKFYNAGNSAAGTRVRKALQEIKGLAQEIRTEITEKKNQGK, encoded by the coding sequence ATGAGCAAGTTCGCGAAATTAAAAGAGGTAGTGGCCTCAGTAGAAACAGATGTAGAAAAATTTTATAATGCGGGTAACAGTGCTGCGGGTACAAGAGTGCGCAAAGCTTTACAGGAAATTAAAGGCCTTGCCCAGGAAATCAGAACGGAGATTACTGAAAAGAAAAACCAGGGAAAATAA
- a CDS encoding PAS domain-containing sensor histidine kinase, which produces MNKLLNFSRFNTKTAINLTKGETISGPMIPKANNQFRISLDHFDSEPFFEVSQDLMCIAGFDGYFKRINPAVSKLLGYTNEELFSRPINSFVYEEDKNITEELRKNLRKNLPLLNFENRYQTKKGEIVWLSWTSIPVPESELVYAIAKNVTHKKKLEEERNKLLISLSKINEELQHLTHMASHDLRAPVNNLLAIFSLLDTSTIQDKETKNLVNILHSTTEGLKVTLNYYLDAASEKKSVHVPTEDLNLHQSLKGVFQSINSLILGSRAIINIDFSEFETINFNRVYMDSIFLNLITNSIKYAKPDSHPDISIATRKTNGVHQLIFTDQGQGFDMEKVKHKIFGLHQTFHNHTESKGIGLYLVYNHINSLGGHIDVESKVNEGVKFVLTFKD; this is translated from the coding sequence ATGAACAAGTTGCTAAACTTTAGTAGATTTAATACGAAAACAGCAATTAACCTTACAAAAGGGGAAACAATATCTGGGCCTATGATACCTAAAGCCAATAACCAATTCCGAATTTCTTTAGATCATTTTGATAGCGAACCCTTTTTTGAAGTTTCTCAGGATCTAATGTGTATTGCGGGGTTTGATGGCTATTTTAAAAGAATCAATCCGGCGGTTTCTAAACTTTTAGGATATACCAACGAGGAGTTGTTTTCGAGACCGATTAATAGTTTTGTTTATGAGGAGGACAAGAATATTACAGAAGAACTTAGAAAAAACCTCAGAAAAAACCTTCCGCTCTTAAATTTCGAAAACCGCTATCAGACTAAAAAGGGTGAAATTGTTTGGTTATCATGGACTTCAATTCCTGTTCCAGAATCGGAACTTGTTTATGCAATTGCCAAGAATGTAACCCACAAAAAGAAACTTGAGGAGGAACGGAACAAACTTTTAATTAGCCTTTCGAAGATTAATGAAGAACTGCAGCACTTAACTCATATGGCCTCGCACGATTTAAGAGCTCCTGTAAACAATTTGCTTGCTATATTTAGCCTTTTAGATACTTCGACCATTCAGGATAAAGAGACCAAAAACCTGGTAAATATATTACACTCTACAACAGAAGGGCTTAAGGTTACTTTAAACTATTATCTGGACGCAGCCAGCGAGAAAAAAAGCGTACATGTACCTACTGAGGATCTGAATCTTCATCAGTCTCTGAAAGGAGTATTTCAATCGATAAATTCGCTGATACTTGGCTCCAGAGCTATTATTAATATTGATTTTTCGGAGTTTGAAACCATAAACTTTAACAGGGTTTACATGGATAGTATATTCCTTAACCTGATCACAAACTCAATAAAATATGCAAAGCCAGACTCGCACCCTGATATTTCTATCGCTACCAGAAAAACAAATGGTGTACATCAATTGATTTTTACTGATCAGGGCCAGGGCTTTGATATGGAAAAGGTTAAACACAAAATATTTGGTTTGCACCAAACATTTCACAATCATACAGAAAGTAAAGGTATTGGCCTTTATCTGGTGTACAATCATATTAATAGCTTGGGTGGGCATATTGATGTAGAAAGCAAGGTTAATGAGGGTGTAAAATTTGTGCTAACATTTAAGGATTAA
- a CDS encoding TonB-dependent receptor → MKKSLLILFSLILSAGVAFAQNKVTGIIKSASGTPVPNATVLIRGTKITTFANDKGEFSITTEQEPPFYIQVSSVGYKAQDFQVLKFQDTPLELTLVENAQLDEIVVTSRRRSEVLQDVPIAISVIGGQAAENAGAFNVNRLKELVPSVQLYASNARNTTLNIRGLGSTFGLTNDGIDPGVGFYVDGVYQARPAATSTDFLDIEQIEILRGPQGTLFGKNTTAGAFNITTTKPTQVPTAKVELNVGNYNFMQAKTSVSGAVAKNLAAKLAISGTQRDGTIWNTSEERRYSGQNNLGFKGQLYFTPSDKLQILLSSDVSIQHPAGYPLVIAGVTTTERSAYRQYAKIISDLGYEQPKIDPFSRKINTNTPWKQDQSIGGISLNVDYKIGNGTLTSTTAWRFWNWDPTNDRDFSEVSALTKSQGNSRHDQYSQEVRYAGNISEKVSGVIGVFALAQNLKGLSQTEEVGKDQWRFVQTSATGAQAGYTTPGLLDGFGIKTNSTIKSLSTAIFAQADWEFVEHLHVLPGLRFTYDKKDVDYDRTTYGGLQTTDAALLALKAAVYANQQFNTSTDNNNLSGNITLSYRPTTKLNVYGTFSTAYKPVGVNVGGLPTTSNGTADLSLAVVKPEYVQHYEFGLKTKPVKGSIVNVTAFNTDIKDYQTNVQSPQLGVNRGYLANAEKVNVKGIEIDGSYQLERFLSINAAVAYLDGKYKKFTNAPLPLEETGHTELVNGTATQVAFKDASGGRLPGISKWNTSGGAEFSAPGRVGSRDGRFFIAGDVSYRSEYSSNPTPSKVLNVEGYTLINARIGFKSDKISIFGWSRNIGNTHYFEQLQAAAGNSGLYAGVLGDPRTYGATLRYSF, encoded by the coding sequence ATGAAAAAAAGTTTACTTATTCTCTTTTCATTAATACTTTCGGCAGGAGTTGCTTTTGCCCAAAACAAAGTAACGGGAATTATAAAGAGTGCAAGTGGCACTCCGGTACCAAATGCAACTGTGCTTATCAGGGGTACTAAGATTACCACATTTGCTAATGATAAAGGCGAATTCAGCATTACTACAGAGCAAGAGCCACCATTCTATATTCAAGTTAGCTCAGTTGGCTATAAAGCTCAGGATTTTCAGGTTTTGAAATTTCAGGATACTCCTTTAGAATTAACCCTTGTTGAAAATGCTCAGCTAGACGAAATTGTAGTAACTTCAAGAAGACGCTCTGAGGTTTTACAGGACGTGCCTATTGCAATTTCAGTTATTGGTGGCCAGGCCGCAGAAAATGCAGGAGCTTTTAACGTTAACCGTTTAAAAGAGCTGGTTCCATCTGTTCAGTTATATGCCTCAAATGCAAGGAACACTACACTTAACATCAGAGGCTTAGGCTCTACATTTGGGTTAACCAACGATGGTATTGATCCCGGAGTAGGTTTTTATGTTGATGGGGTTTATCAGGCTCGTCCGGCTGCAACTTCTACAGATTTTCTTGATATTGAACAGATAGAAATCCTTCGTGGCCCTCAAGGTACCTTGTTTGGTAAAAACACAACCGCAGGTGCCTTTAACATCACTACTACAAAACCTACGCAGGTTCCAACTGCAAAAGTTGAACTTAATGTTGGAAACTATAACTTCATGCAGGCAAAAACATCGGTTTCGGGAGCAGTAGCTAAAAACCTTGCCGCAAAATTAGCCATCTCGGGTACTCAGAGAGATGGTACGATCTGGAATACCAGCGAAGAGCGCAGATACAGCGGTCAAAATAACCTTGGGTTTAAAGGTCAGCTATATTTTACTCCTTCAGATAAACTACAGATATTGTTAAGCAGCGATGTGAGCATTCAGCATCCGGCAGGTTATCCATTGGTAATTGCAGGTGTAACTACTACAGAGAGAAGTGCATACCGTCAGTACGCCAAAATTATCTCCGATTTAGGATACGAACAACCTAAAATAGATCCTTTTTCAAGAAAGATCAATACTAATACACCTTGGAAACAAGACCAGTCAATTGGAGGTATCTCTTTAAACGTAGATTATAAAATAGGAAACGGAACACTTACATCTACTACTGCATGGAGGTTCTGGAACTGGGATCCTACAAACGACAGGGACTTCTCTGAAGTGTCTGCATTAACCAAATCACAAGGTAACTCACGTCATGATCAATATTCGCAAGAAGTTAGATATGCCGGTAATATCTCTGAGAAAGTAAGTGGCGTGATCGGTGTATTTGCACTTGCTCAAAATTTGAAAGGTTTATCTCAGACCGAAGAGGTAGGTAAAGATCAATGGAGATTTGTACAAACATCTGCAACTGGTGCTCAGGCAGGTTATACCACACCTGGTTTGTTAGATGGTTTTGGCATCAAAACCAATTCAACCATCAAATCATTAAGTACTGCAATTTTTGCGCAGGCCGATTGGGAGTTTGTTGAACATTTGCATGTTTTACCTGGTTTAAGGTTCACTTACGATAAAAAAGATGTTGATTACGACAGAACAACCTACGGAGGCCTTCAAACTACTGATGCTGCCTTACTTGCCCTTAAAGCTGCTGTTTATGCCAATCAACAATTCAATACCAGTACCGATAACAATAACTTATCTGGTAACATTACCTTATCATACCGTCCAACCACTAAGTTAAATGTGTACGGAACTTTCTCTACCGCCTATAAACCTGTTGGTGTAAACGTAGGAGGTTTGCCAACTACAAGTAACGGAACAGCCGATTTGTCTCTTGCGGTAGTAAAACCAGAATATGTTCAGCATTATGAATTTGGCTTAAAAACAAAGCCTGTTAAAGGTTCAATTGTAAACGTTACAGCTTTTAATACAGATATTAAAGATTATCAAACCAATGTACAATCTCCACAGCTAGGAGTAAACAGAGGTTACCTTGCAAATGCAGAAAAAGTAAATGTAAAAGGTATTGAAATTGACGGAAGCTATCAATTAGAACGTTTCTTAAGCATAAATGCCGCTGTAGCCTATCTGGATGGTAAATATAAAAAATTTACCAATGCTCCACTTCCTTTAGAAGAAACTGGTCATACTGAGCTTGTTAATGGTACAGCTACGCAGGTTGCATTTAAAGATGCTTCAGGAGGCAGATTGCCTGGTATTTCTAAATGGAATACCTCAGGAGGTGCTGAATTTAGTGCCCCCGGTAGAGTAGGCTCAAGAGATGGCAGGTTCTTTATTGCCGGTGATGTGAGCTACCGTTCAGAATACTCTTCAAATCCAACTCCATCAAAAGTGTTAAATGTTGAAGGATACACACTTATAAATGCAAGAATTGGATTCAAATCAGATAAAATATCCATTTTTGGCTGGAGCAGAAACATAGGAAACACCCACTACTTTGAACAATTGCAGGCTGCTGCTGGTAACTCTGGCTTATATGCCGGTGTACTTGGCGATCCAAGAACTTATGGCGCTACATTACGCTATTCTTTCTAA
- a CDS encoding TonB-dependent receptor produces MKLTVVLLIATIMQVSAVGFAQRITYQKKNASLKQVLNEINKQTGYSIVWSAKKVKNLPTLDVDFRNASLNDVLDECLKNQDLTYAIEDKMLVILAKEKPLWNTPLSFKNLIDLKGKVVDENGAPLPGATVKVKGGTSGVVTSADGSFTLTGVNQGSIILVSFLGYNTQEVSVNSSNMVIKLVAITTNLDDVVVVAYGSQKKTRLTGAIAQISGKDLQDRPVARLSQALQGQVANLNITQNTMGGAPNSTQNLNIRGYTGFNNAGSPLIVVDGIQGGDINSINPDDVESISVLKDAASAAIYGSSAPYGVILIVTKKGSKDKAPTISYNNNVSMAEVINLPKMVNSLDFANIYNEAFANAQRAAFFDAPTIQRIKDYQAGILTTETIQNPDPTRNEYFTWNSGNANNDWFKVYYKDRAYSQQHNVSVNGGSTSSTYFIGAGYNSRGGMYNYGDDKYKRYNLRANISSDVTNWLTFNLRGTFSRQLFNSPNLYAGQTGGGDQAYMHQIARKFPTVPVRDPNGRFSNASNILLHEEGGRNNQITDQGLLSGEFNFKLAKGWTATANYTFDAQYYDQTSHLKTLYAFLPDGSQTTVGGTTPNSFSRYNERNQHEVVNVFSQYEKQFDDHYFSILGGYVSDYTGFQAYSASNSNLYSDNIPSLSTAYGTTPSLSDLVRKLSSQGAFGRINYNYKEKYLLEFNARYDGTSRFLEDVRWKLYPGVSVGWNVDKESFFEPVKKYVNSLKFRGSYGELGDQVFLDLNYYPFYPSLGTARATSTSWLFGGTQQASVSLPGLVNDQLTWITSSTLNFGVDAAFFNNKLNASFDWYIRKATDFAGPSAALPALLGTNPPTVNNSAIKTKGWELSLTWRDRIGEVSYGLRTMLSDYGAKVTRYPNPTGLLSTYYQGLDMGEIWGYSTVGLFQTAEEIAAAPSQSLISTAQWTPGDVRYADLNGDGKIGPGASTLADPGDRKVIGNSTPRYSYGINADASWKGFDMQVFVQGVGKRDASITSNYFWGIVGDEWQSSLFTTHLDRWTPSTPNGYYPKYYMSGENGKNTQVQTRYLQNAAYLRVKNVQLGYTLKKNLVERIKLNKVRFYFSVDNLATITKFTEALDPELTMSGGKVYPLQRSYSAGVNVTF; encoded by the coding sequence ATGAAGTTAACAGTTGTCCTACTTATCGCTACCATTATGCAGGTTAGTGCGGTAGGGTTTGCGCAAAGAATTACCTATCAAAAAAAGAATGCTTCATTAAAGCAGGTGTTAAATGAAATTAACAAACAGACAGGCTATAGTATTGTCTGGTCGGCCAAAAAAGTCAAAAATCTTCCTACATTAGATGTAGATTTCAGGAATGCAAGCCTTAATGATGTGCTAGACGAGTGCCTGAAAAACCAGGATTTAACGTACGCAATTGAAGATAAAATGCTCGTTATTCTTGCAAAAGAAAAACCTTTATGGAATACTCCACTAAGCTTCAAAAATTTAATCGATCTCAAAGGAAAAGTAGTTGATGAAAATGGTGCCCCATTACCGGGGGCAACTGTAAAAGTAAAAGGCGGAACAAGTGGAGTTGTTACAAGCGCTGACGGCTCATTTACGTTAACAGGCGTTAATCAGGGAAGTATAATCCTGGTTTCTTTTTTGGGATATAATACTCAAGAAGTTTCAGTTAATTCTAGTAATATGGTAATCAAACTTGTTGCCATCACTACTAACCTGGATGATGTAGTAGTAGTAGCTTATGGAAGTCAGAAAAAAACAAGATTAACCGGAGCTATTGCCCAAATTAGTGGCAAGGATTTACAGGACAGACCAGTTGCCAGGCTAAGTCAGGCACTTCAGGGTCAGGTAGCCAACCTTAACATCACACAGAATACAATGGGAGGTGCTCCTAATTCTACCCAGAATTTAAATATCAGGGGGTATACCGGCTTTAATAATGCAGGTAGTCCATTAATTGTTGTTGATGGGATTCAAGGAGGAGATATTAATAGTATCAATCCTGACGATGTAGAAAGTATAAGTGTTTTAAAAGATGCTGCCTCAGCAGCAATCTATGGATCAAGTGCGCCTTATGGAGTAATTTTAATAGTAACAAAAAAAGGCAGTAAAGATAAAGCTCCAACCATTTCTTATAATAACAATGTTTCTATGGCTGAGGTAATTAACTTACCTAAAATGGTAAATTCTCTGGATTTTGCAAACATTTATAATGAGGCTTTTGCAAATGCACAGAGAGCGGCATTTTTTGATGCACCTACTATCCAAAGAATTAAGGATTATCAGGCTGGGATATTAACTACAGAAACTATTCAAAATCCAGATCCAACTAGAAACGAATACTTTACCTGGAATTCAGGCAATGCAAATAACGACTGGTTTAAGGTTTATTATAAAGATCGCGCTTATAGTCAGCAACATAACGTAAGTGTAAATGGAGGTTCAACCTCTTCAACTTATTTTATTGGAGCTGGATACAATAGCCGTGGTGGTATGTATAACTATGGCGACGATAAGTATAAACGTTATAATTTAAGAGCTAATATAAGTTCTGATGTAACCAATTGGCTTACTTTCAATTTAAGAGGTACATTCTCACGACAACTGTTTAATTCTCCAAATCTTTATGCCGGACAAACCGGAGGAGGAGATCAGGCCTACATGCATCAGATTGCACGCAAGTTTCCAACAGTTCCAGTTCGTGATCCCAATGGGCGCTTTTCTAATGCCAGCAATATTTTACTTCATGAAGAAGGTGGCAGGAATAATCAAATCACTGATCAGGGTTTACTTAGTGGCGAGTTTAATTTTAAATTAGCCAAAGGTTGGACAGCAACAGCAAATTATACATTTGATGCTCAGTACTATGATCAAACATCTCATTTAAAAACGCTATATGCCTTCTTACCTGATGGTTCCCAGACAACTGTTGGTGGTACAACACCAAATTCGTTCTCTAGATATAATGAAAGAAATCAACACGAAGTAGTCAACGTTTTCTCCCAATACGAGAAACAATTTGATGACCATTATTTTAGTATACTAGGAGGTTATGTAAGTGACTATACCGGATTTCAGGCTTATTCTGCAAGTAACAGTAATCTTTATTCAGATAATATTCCTTCACTTTCTACGGCCTACGGAACAACACCATCATTATCTGATCTTGTGCGTAAATTAAGCTCGCAAGGTGCCTTCGGAAGAATCAATTACAACTATAAGGAAAAGTATTTACTGGAATTTAATGCACGATATGATGGAACCTCAAGGTTTTTAGAAGATGTCCGCTGGAAACTTTATCCAGGAGTATCTGTGGGGTGGAACGTAGATAAAGAGTCATTTTTTGAACCGGTTAAAAAGTATGTTAACAGTTTAAAGTTCCGTGGATCTTACGGTGAACTTGGCGATCAGGTTTTTCTTGATCTTAATTATTATCCATTTTATCCAAGTTTAGGTACGGCACGAGCAACCAGTACAAGCTGGCTATTTGGAGGAACCCAGCAGGCATCAGTAAGCTTACCGGGTTTGGTAAATGATCAATTAACCTGGATTACCAGTTCAACCTTAAATTTTGGCGTGGATGCAGCTTTCTTTAATAATAAGTTAAATGCTTCATTTGATTGGTACATTAGAAAAGCTACAGATTTTGCGGGTCCATCGGCTGCTCTGCCAGCTCTTTTGGGAACAAATCCTCCAACTGTAAATAATTCAGCCATTAAAACAAAAGGCTGGGAATTATCACTAACCTGGAGAGACAGGATCGGGGAAGTTAGTTACGGTTTAAGAACAATGTTAAGTGACTACGGGGCAAAAGTAACTCGTTATCCAAATCCAACAGGCCTTTTAAGTACTTACTATCAAGGCTTAGATATGGGCGAAATCTGGGGTTATTCAACTGTTGGTTTGTTCCAAACTGCCGAGGAAATAGCAGCGGCTCCTTCTCAATCTTTGATATCTACTGCCCAATGGACACCTGGTGATGTACGTTACGCTGATCTTAACGGTGATGGCAAAATCGGACCAGGGGCATCTACTCTAGCTGATCCCGGTGATCGTAAAGTTATTGGAAACAGTACTCCAAGATACAGCTATGGTATCAATGCAGATGCTAGCTGGAAAGGTTTTGATATGCAGGTTTTTGTGCAGGGTGTTGGTAAACGTGATGCATCAATAACAAGTAATTATTTTTGGGGAATTGTAGGAGATGAGTGGCAAAGCTCATTATTTACCACTCATTTAGACCGTTGGACACCATCAACACCTAATGGCTATTATCCTAAGTATTATATGAGTGGAGAGAATGGTAAAAATACACAAGTTCAGACCCGTTATCTACAAAATGCAGCATACCTAAGAGTTAAAAACGTTCAGTTGGGTTATACACTTAAAAAGAATCTTGTAGAGAGAATTAAGTTAAATAAGGTTCGCTTTTATTTCAGTGTAGACAATTTGGCTACAATTACCAAATTCACTGAAGCCCTGGATCCTGAGCTTACCATGTCGGGTGGAAAAGTTTACCCTTTACAAAGAAGCTACTCAGCAGGAGTAAATGTTACATTTTAG